The Fibrobacter sp. genomic interval GCCTCGTGCCTCTTTTCCAAAATCTCGAACCTCGGGCCTCGTGCCTCGTGCCTCTATAAAATATTCCAGCAGGAACTTGGGCAACTGCGTGGACTTACCAGAACCTGTATCCGCCTTGACAATCACCACCTGGTGCGTCTTCAGCAATTCAAAGAAATCCTCCCGTTTTTGTACAACGGGAAGTTCCGGATACTCAATCTTTAACGCTGTCAAATCCATCATTTTAATTACGAGTTATGAATTACGAATTACAAGAATCGCTTGCACAAAAGTCACGTTACATGACGAAGCCGTGATTATTCCTCTCATAATTCACAATTCGTACTTTGTAATTCAAAGATTAAAATCGAGGATTTTAGTCTTTGATGTGTCCGCACTTGTCGCAGGTGAACTTGTAGCTGTTATCAGGATCCACCACCATGACACCGTCACAATCCGGACATTCGCAGGGCAGTTCGCCCGGCATCACTTCACGGTAGGTCTTCTTTTCTTCTTCGTTCATAAATACTCCGCGCAGAAAACCTCTGCGGTTAAGCAAAACTATTCTGCAATTTCTTTCAGATAACGAGCCAAGGCGTCCTGCCAAGTAGGCAGCGGCTTAAAGCCTGCTTCCAGCAATTTGCTCTTATCCAAGCGGCTGTTAAAGGGGCGCGCAGCCTTGGAGAGGCCGTATTCAGCGGTAGTTACCGGAACAACCTTAGTGGACATTCCTGCCTGCTTGTAGATTTCGCAGGTAAAGTCGTACCAACTGATGAATCCGCCTTCATTGGTGGCATGGTAGTAACCATACTTTTCAGTTTCGTTCATGTCGATGAGCAAACGAGCCAAATCCAATGTGTAGGTGGGTGTACCGATCTGGTCATTCACCACACGGACGGTATCATGAGTCTTACCCACATTCAACATGGTCTTGATAAAGTTCTTGCCATTCAAGCCAAAAACCCAGGCAATACGGACAATGAAATACTTGTCCAAAGTGTTTGCCACAGCCAACTCGCCTTCAAGCTTGGTCTGGCCATAAACATTCAGAGGCTTATAGTCCTTGCAATCAGGCTTCCAGGGTTCAGTACCTTGGCCATCAAAAACGTAATCAGTGCTGATGTAGGTCATCTTGCAGCCTAGATGATGGCAGGCATCGGCAATATTCTGGGTGCCGCCGCCATTGATTCCACGAACCTTAGCTACATTGGCAGGATCTTCAGCCAAGTCCACAGCGGTCCATGCAGCGCAATGAATCACTGCATCGGGCTTGATTTCGTTAAGGGTCTTGTCCACAGCCACAGAATCTGTAATATCCACAGAAACGTAGGGCATTTTTGTTACAGCAGAGCCGTCCTGCACGCCGCTATATTCAGGAGCGATATCGGAACCAACACCTTCGTGGCCGCGCTTTGCCAATTCATTCATCACGTCATGGCCCAACTGGCCACCAACACCTGTAACAAAGAATTTCATAAGAACCTCTTGTTTTGTACAAAGATAAAAAAATGGCCTCCCTAAGGAGGCCATCTTCATTTCATTAAGGAGCTCTTTTTTACTTAACGAGAGTAGAGAACACGTGACCGTTGCTCTGCTTCAGCATGTAAATGCCAGCCTTGTTGAACTGAGCCTTGAGAGCGTCGTTCAAGGAAGTGCCATTGGTGAGTTCCAAGGAACCGAGCACGCGGCCCTGCATATCGAAAACCTTGAAGGTCTTGACTGCGTTGACTACAGAGAAGTCAGCCTTGATAGCCATATCCGGATTATCGTTGTTGCCATTCTGACCTTCGGAGCCCGGTTCAGCAGTGGTGAAGACCAGCTTCACGTCACTAATCTTGACTGCACCTGTAGTTTGTCCCAAATTGAAGGCAAACTGAGCGGCATCATCAGAATCTTCTTCCATAGCAAAGATAAATGTGTATTCCTGTTCCGTAGTGGTGAGGTCAAATTCCTTAGTGGCGTATGCACCCCAGGGGTCTACGGATTGCTGGAAAGAAACTTCCATCTTGCGAGCTACATCAGCGCTAGCCTTAAAGGACAACTTGTACTTCATGCCCTTATCAAGAGCCACATTGTACTGAACAAGCTGCGGCTGGTAAGTTTCTGCACCAATAGTGGTAACATCAACCGTAGCCGTGCCACCAGCAACAGAAGTCTTTGCAGCAGAGCCACCCCAGTTTGTACCCTGACCCAGGAACCAAGAAGATGCACCGTTGCTTGTAGAAATCACGCTGCTGCTAGAGAAGTCACCATCCTTAAGAAGGCTCACTGTGGTTTCGCCGACCAATTCAAACTTGGCGACCACAGACTTTTCCTTGTCCATGGTTACAGTAATGGTTTCGTCAGAGCCGGTAGCACCACCTTCCCAACCCACAAACTTCCAGCCTTCGTTGGCTTTGGCGGTGAGCTGTACAGTTGATTTTGGAGCATAATAGTTAGCGCTGGGGCTCTTTGTCACAGTACCTGCAGCAGCCGGAGATGCAGTTACATTGAGGGCAAGTTCATCGGCACTGCCACCGATTTTCAGCAGGTTCTTCTTAACTTTAGCATAACCTTTTGCAGTGCCCGTATTTCCGGTGTAGGATTCAATTTTCATGGAAGCAACTTCATACAGTTTGCCCATCTTCATACCAGCTTTAGCCCATTCGCTGAAGTGCTTGGAAATAGAAATGGTACCCTTGGTACGATGCTGGCTCGTATTCGACGGGATGGACCAATACTGCTTAAAGGTGCTGGTACCCGAAAGAGAAGGCTGATTAATACGGTCGGTAGTATAGAAATCGTAGCTAATACCATCGATAACGGCAGAACCCCACTTTTTACCGCCCTGGGTAGGATTGTAGCTTCCGCGATCCTGGACAATGTAGTATTCAATTTCATTGCTGAAGCCACTGGGTTCGTCCCCTCTGTCGTAATAGCCCCAGCCATAGACACTGACATACTTCACGTTGTCGGTGGAGCTCCATTCCACATCAAATTCGGAGGTAATATTACCCACATTCTGTACGGTAACAGAGGAGTTAGATCCCCAACGCTTTCCGGTACGGGCCAACATGTTGATAGTACCCTGCCATTCAACTTCGAAAGCACCACCATTTTCGGCGCTTACGTTAAGCTTCATAGTTGCGGAACCGGCACCATTCTGGCTCCAAAGTTCGTAATCATAGCCACCGGCGCTACCCATTTTCTGGGATGTACCATTAGAGCAGGTAACGGTCTGTCCCCAGGAAACGGATGTCGAAATTGCGGCCACGGCAAAGGCTGTTGTTAAAACTTTTTTGATACTCATACTTTTCCTCTCTGGGAGTTATTTGTGTTCTATTCTAATTTATACCATTCTATATAAGTTGTTACACACTACTGGATCAATTCCGTTGTAACCTTTTACAACAGCTACAACACCCCGAAAAACCTTTTTTTTCGCAAAAAAAGCCCATTTCACACAAAAAAACGCCCCGCTTTCGCGGGACGTTCTTAACCACATCGATAGTTAGAAAGGAGATCTTTTTACTTGACCTTTGCAGTGAACATACGGCCGTTTTCCTGCTTCAGCATGTAAACGCCAGCCTTATTGAACTGAGCCTTGAGAGCGTCGTTCAGAGATGCGCCGTTAGCAAGTTCAATTGCACCGAGGAAGCGACCCTGCATATCGAACACCTTGAAGGACTTAGCTGCATTCACCAGCATGACATCCTGGAAGATAGACAAGGTTCCAGAGGAAGAGGATGCCGGAGCAACAACCTGTGCGGAGGAAGAAGATGCGGGTTTCACAACCTGTGCAGAGGAAGAAGAGGAAGCAGGCTTCACAACTTCTGCAGAGGAAGAAGATTCAACGACCTGTTGCTGCTGAGAACCCTTCTTGGTGAACTTCACATAGTCAACATTGGTGTTATCGTTGTTGATGGTGATGCGAACAGTCTGCTTGCCTGCAGAAAGGGTCATGGTACCCTTGGCGTCTTCGTAGGTATCCCAGTCTTCCCCACCATTAAAGCTAAGCTTTGCAGAAGCAGAGCCAACCTTGACAGAGATAGAACCTGCGCCAGAACCATTGGAAACGGAAGCGACAACATCATAATCACCAGCTTCTGCAACGTTCACGGTGTATTCCAGCCATTCTTCTGCAGCAGTATAGCCAATGGCACGACCAGAACCGCTCTTCACAATATCAACAGAAGAGTAGTCTTCACCACGGTAGCTGTGGTCGCCATCATCGCCAGAAGCGCCCTGGGTACCGGAGTAAGTTACGCCGTAGTTACCGTTATCGAAGTCTTCAGCTTCGATGGTACCCGGAATGGTCATGGACTTGAAAGCGGAACGTTCGATTTCCTTTGCAGGAGTAGAACCTTCGCCCTTATCGCTCATGTAGAAGTAGGTGTAGTCAACAGAACCAGAAGCATTACCACCGGCTTCGTTCATCAACATAACTTCGGTAACCTTACCGAACTTCAACTGAGTGCTTCCACCGCCCTTGGAGCCGCGGAGCTGTGCAGTCTGGCCATGGAACAGTTCGTCCCACTTGTTGAAGTGAGCAGAAATATCGATATGACCGCACTGACGAGCAGACTTACGAATGCTGAAAATCTGCAAGAAGGTGGAGGTACCAGTCTTGGAAGGTTCCTGCTGGCGAAGGAATGCGTGAATGGTGTAAGTAGCGCCATCAACGGTGATTTCACCAAACTTGGCACCAACATACTGTTCGTTGGGCTGGCTATACCAGTCGTCAACGATGTAGTATTCGACCTGGGGGTTAACGGTCCAGCCGTAAACACCGATATAGCCGTACTGAGCGGAACCAGTCTTGGTGTACTTATAATCAACAGTGTAGTGCTTGGTGGTATGATCCACACCCGGGCCGTTGTCGCCATAGCGGAAACCAACACGAGCCAGGTAGTCCTGGTTGTTGGACCAGTTAGCCTTAAAGGTACCGTTATCGTAATAGGTCATGGACTGATTACCACCACCAGACCACTGTTCAAAACCCCACGGAGTACCGCTGATAGAACCTGTCTGATTGTTGCCAATGGTGTGACCAGAGCCAACATGGCCCATCTGGTCGGTACATGCGTTTGCTGCAAAAGCAGAGGTTGCAGCCAAGCCAAATGCTAGAACAGCGCCGGCCTTTACGATAGAGGAAAATTTCATAACTACTCCTTGAAATTCCTGTTGTATTCCCTTTTCCTTGGCGCCTAAATTAGGTTCGTCACGTACAAACTGGAATACTTTCGCAAGACAAAGCGTTGTTGCATATTACAACGCATAAAAGTTTACAAAGCTATTGGACGCAGTACAAAACTGCGAAATTTTCAAAAAATCGCAAACTTAGTTTGTTAAAAAAAAGGCATTCCACTTTCGTGGAACGCCTTTATTCAGTCTAATTTATAAGTAAGACTTTTTTTACCTAGCCAGGTCGATTAGTTTTCTTCGTCGCCAGGAATGCCGATCTGCTGTTCCGGCTTGTCGTCCTTCACAACAGAGTCGTCATCCACTTCAACGCCTTCGACATGATCGAAGGTTTCCTTGGCTTCAGCGGAATCATGCTCGATGTCTTCAACGCTAGGCAGTGCGGTTGCATCCTGGACGGAGTCGCCTTCGTTCAGGCGGATGCACTTCACGCCGATAGCGCTACGGTTGGTCAAGCGGATAGTTTCAGCTTCGATACGGATGACCTGACCTTCCTTACTGGTGATGATCAAGTCGTAGTCGTCAGCAACGCTTTCCACGAATACTGCCGGGCCAGTCTTTTCCATACCATCGGCGCTCAGGTTACGGACACCCTTGCTGCCGCGCTTCGTCACGCGATAGGAGCTGGGCTGAGAACGCTTGCCGAAGCCCTTTTCGGTGATGGTCACGATCTTGTTGCCTTCCTTGAGCCAGATGAGGGAGATGACTTCGTCACCTTCGGCCAAGGTAATGCCCTTCACGCCGTGAGTGCCACGGCCCATGCTACGCATGCAGCTAATGGGGAATGTGACAGCCTGACCGTACTTGGTGGCGAGCATCAAGAGGTCCTTGGCGATGGGCTGAGCTGCGGTTTCGTCGGCATCTTCAGATTCGACAACCTGAGCTTCTGCTGCAGTTGCATCTGCGGATTCGTCATTTTCGTCACCAGCCTGAGAAGCGTTGAATTCTTCAGCGCTCATGCCAACCAGCTGAACCTTCACCAATTCATCGTCTTCGTCCAGGCTGATTGCATTGACGCCAGCCTTACGGGGGCGGCTGAACAAGGTGAGATCCATCTTGTTGACAATACCCTTCTTGGTAGCGAACACCAGGCAGAAGTAGCCACCGAACTTACGGACCGGCACAATGGCCTGAACCTTTTCGCCTTCGGTAAGACCGATGAAGTTGATAATCGGGCGACCCTTGCTGTTGCGATTGCCTTCGGGCAGGCGGTAAACCTTGGTCCAGTAAGCACGGCCCTTGTTGGTGAACACCAGCAGGTAGCTATGGGTGCTTGCAGTAAAGATCTGGTCAACATCGTCGTCGTCCTTGAGGCCGGTGCCCACAACGCCCTTACCACCACGGGACTGGGCCTTGAAGGTATCAATCGGGAGACGCTTGATGTAGCCTTCCTTACTCAAGGTAATGACCTGTTCTTCTTCAGCAATCAGGTCTTCGTAGTCGTAGTCGTCCACTGCGTCTTCGATGCTGGTGCGACGTTCGTCGCCAAACTTGGCAACCACAGCGTCCAAGCGTTCCAGCATGATGGCAATGCGGCGTTCGCGGCGTTCGAGAATATCCTTCAAGTCAGCCACGAGAGCCAGGAGTTCGTTGTATTCGTTTTCCAACTTCTCCAAGTTCAAGCCGGTGAGCTGGGCAAGACGCATATCCACGATAGCCTGGGACTGAATTTCGTCCAAGGCGAAACGGGCCTGCAAGTTCTGCTTGGCAGCTTCAGTGGTGGGGCTAGACTTGATGATCTGAACCACTTCATCGATGTTCTGGGTTGCAATGCGCAAGCCTTCGATAATGTGGAGACGGGCTTCAGCCTTGTTCAAGTCAAACTGGGTGGAGCGGGTGATCACGTCGAGACGGTGATCGATGTAAATCTGGATCAAGTCCTTCAGGGTCAGGACCTTGGGCAGGTTGTTCACCAATGCCAGGTTGTAAATGCTGAAGGTGGTCTGGAGCTGGGTGTTCTTGAACAGGTTGTTCTGAACCACTTCAGCAACGGCATCCTTACGGAGTTCGATAACAACGCGGATACCTTCCTTGTTGGATTCGTCGCGGATGTCGGTAATGCCGTCGACGCGCTTGTCCTTTACAAGTTCAGCAATCTTCTTACAGAGTTCAGCCTTGTTCACCATGTACGGAATTTCCGTCACGATGATGCGGGGCTTACCGCGGCTGTCTACATCAATTTCGGTACGGGCACGGAGGCGGACCTTGCCATGGCCAGTGAGGTATGCATCGCGGATACCTGCGCGACCGCAGATAATGCCACCCAGCGGGAAGTCCGGACCGCTCACATAGTTCAGCAATTCTTCGCCGGTAATATCCGGGTTCATTGCCTGAGCGTGGATGGCGTTAGAAATTTCGCGAAGGTTATGGGGAGCCATGGAGGTTGCCATACCCACAGCAATACCTGTGGTACCATTCACCAACATGTTGGGAATGGCGGAAGGCAGCACGGTCGGTTCTTCCAAGGATTCATCGAAGTTGGGGCCCATGTCCACGGTGTCTTTTTCAAGATCTTCCAGCATGAGCATGCCCAAGTTGTTCATCTTGGCTTCGGTATAACGCATTGCAGCGGCGCCGTCACCATCGATAGAACCGAAGTTACCCTGGCCGAAAACCAGCGGATAACGGAGGGAGAAGTCCTGGGCCATACGGACCAAGGTTTCGTACACAGCGGAGTCGCCATGGGGGTGGTACTTACCGATCACGTCACCCACGATACGGGCGGACTTCACGGTCGGCTTGTTGGGAACCACACCAAGCTTATGCATACTGTACATGACGCGGCGATGCACGGGCTTGAAACCGTCACGGGCATCGGGAAGTGCACGTGCCACGATCACGCTCATGGAGTAGCGGAGGTAGCAGTCCTGCATATCCTTTTCGATCAAAGACTTGATCTGGGATCCTGGAACCAATTCTTCTGACATTACTTATCCTTTTTGAGGTATCAGGCACCAGGTTCCAGGTTACAGGACCTGGCCCCCATGCCTTTCACTTTTTCATCTATTAACTTCAAACTTTTCAGGTCGGTCTGGTCTATGCGGTGCGGGGTGATGGTTGCGTACCCCTGATGCAACAGATAGTCGTCACTATCCACAGGGGCCTTGTCCCAAAGCTTATCACCATCCAGCAGCCACAGTTGGCCTTCGGCCGACGGCTTTACGTCGTAGTGGTCCGTAAACATTCCCAAGGCCATGGTTGCAGCCTTGTAGCCCTTGAATTCTTCCACCGTAGTCTTGGGGAAGTTCACGTTCCAGAATGTACCCGGGAGAATATCCTGATACAGTTTCTGAGTCACCACCTTCACAGCGAAATCGATTGCCGTATTGAGCATTTGGCCGCCACATCCCCTCAAGGACAGAGCTACGCCAGGAACGCCCCACAAGGCCGCTTCACGGGCTCCGGCCACCGTTCCCGAATACAGGGAGGACACGCCGG includes:
- the rfbD gene encoding dTDP-4-dehydrorhamnose reductase, with protein sequence MKFFVTGVGGQLGHDVMNELAKRGHEGVGSDIAPEYSGVQDGSAVTKMPYVSVDITDSVAVDKTLNEIKPDAVIHCAAWTAVDLAEDPANVAKVRGINGGGTQNIADACHHLGCKMTYISTDYVFDGQGTEPWKPDCKDYKPLNVYGQTKLEGELAVANTLDKYFIVRIAWVFGLNGKNFIKTMLNVGKTHDTVRVVNDQIGTPTYTLDLARLLIDMNETEKYGYYHATNEGGFISWYDFTCEIYKQAGMSTKVVPVTTAEYGLSKAARPFNSRLDKSKLLEAGFKPLPTWQDALARYLKEIAE
- a CDS encoding glycoside hydrolase family 11 protein → MSIKKVLTTAFAVAAISTSVSWGQTVTCSNGTSQKMGSAGGYDYELWSQNGAGSATMKLNVSAENGGAFEVEWQGTINMLARTGKRWGSNSSVTVQNVGNITSEFDVEWSSTDNVKYVSVYGWGYYDRGDEPSGFSNEIEYYIVQDRGSYNPTQGGKKWGSAVIDGISYDFYTTDRINQPSLSGTSTFKQYWSIPSNTSQHRTKGTISISKHFSEWAKAGMKMGKLYEVASMKIESYTGNTGTAKGYAKVKKNLLKIGGSADELALNVTASPAAAGTVTKSPSANYYAPKSTVQLTAKANEGWKFVGWEGGATGSDETITVTMDKEKSVVAKFELVGETTVSLLKDGDFSSSSVISTSNGASSWFLGQGTNWGGSAAKTSVAGGTATVDVTTIGAETYQPQLVQYNVALDKGMKYKLSFKASADVARKMEVSFQQSVDPWGAYATKEFDLTTTEQEYTFIFAMEEDSDDAAQFAFNLGQTTGAVKISDVKLVFTTAEPGSEGQNGNNDNPDMAIKADFSVVNAVKTFKVFDMQGRVLGSLELTNGTSLNDALKAQFNKAGIYMLKQSNGHVFSTLVK
- a CDS encoding glycoside hydrolase family 11 protein produces the protein MKFSSIVKAGAVLAFGLAATSAFAANACTDQMGHVGSGHTIGNNQTGSISGTPWGFEQWSGGGNQSMTYYDNGTFKANWSNNQDYLARVGFRYGDNGPGVDHTTKHYTVDYKYTKTGSAQYGYIGVYGWTVNPQVEYYIVDDWYSQPNEQYVGAKFGEITVDGATYTIHAFLRQQEPSKTGTSTFLQIFSIRKSARQCGHIDISAHFNKWDELFHGQTAQLRGSKGGGSTQLKFGKVTEVMLMNEAGGNASGSVDYTYFYMSDKGEGSTPAKEIERSAFKSMTIPGTIEAEDFDNGNYGVTYSGTQGASGDDGDHSYRGEDYSSVDIVKSGSGRAIGYTAAEEWLEYTVNVAEAGDYDVVASVSNGSGAGSISVKVGSASAKLSFNGGEDWDTYEDAKGTMTLSAGKQTVRITINNDNTNVDYVKFTKKGSQQQQVVESSSSAEVVKPASSSSSAQVVKPASSSSAQVVAPASSSSGTLSIFQDVMLVNAAKSFKVFDMQGRFLGAIELANGASLNDALKAQFNKAGVYMLKQENGRMFTAKVK
- the gyrA gene encoding DNA gyrase subunit A: MSEELVPGSQIKSLIEKDMQDCYLRYSMSVIVARALPDARDGFKPVHRRVMYSMHKLGVVPNKPTVKSARIVGDVIGKYHPHGDSAVYETLVRMAQDFSLRYPLVFGQGNFGSIDGDGAAAMRYTEAKMNNLGMLMLEDLEKDTVDMGPNFDESLEEPTVLPSAIPNMLVNGTTGIAVGMATSMAPHNLREISNAIHAQAMNPDITGEELLNYVSGPDFPLGGIICGRAGIRDAYLTGHGKVRLRARTEIDVDSRGKPRIIVTEIPYMVNKAELCKKIAELVKDKRVDGITDIRDESNKEGIRVVIELRKDAVAEVVQNNLFKNTQLQTTFSIYNLALVNNLPKVLTLKDLIQIYIDHRLDVITRSTQFDLNKAEARLHIIEGLRIATQNIDEVVQIIKSSPTTEAAKQNLQARFALDEIQSQAIVDMRLAQLTGLNLEKLENEYNELLALVADLKDILERRERRIAIMLERLDAVVAKFGDERRTSIEDAVDDYDYEDLIAEEEQVITLSKEGYIKRLPIDTFKAQSRGGKGVVGTGLKDDDDVDQIFTASTHSYLLVFTNKGRAYWTKVYRLPEGNRNSKGRPIINFIGLTEGEKVQAIVPVRKFGGYFCLVFATKKGIVNKMDLTLFSRPRKAGVNAISLDEDDELVKVQLVGMSAEEFNASQAGDENDESADATAAEAQVVESEDADETAAQPIAKDLLMLATKYGQAVTFPISCMRSMGRGTHGVKGITLAEGDEVISLIWLKEGNKIVTITEKGFGKRSQPSSYRVTKRGSKGVRNLSADGMEKTGPAVFVESVADDYDLIITSKEGQVIRIEAETIRLTNRSAIGVKCIRLNEGDSVQDATALPSVEDIEHDSAEAKETFDHVEGVEVDDDSVVKDDKPEQQIGIPGDEEN
- the surE gene encoding 5'/3'-nucleotidase SurE encodes the protein MQNTPRTRVLIVNDDGFKSGNLRALAAALSKVADVFVFAPETEQSGVSQAFTVRRGLRVKQVPVDETTPMATDGTKAWPYEFYSVSGTPADCAKFGLGHFAKFGLESEPEGCAGVSSAAGEFDVCFSGVNVGENAGVSSLYSGTVAGAREAALWGVPGVALSLRGCGGQMLNTAIDFAVKVVTQKLYQDILPGTFWNVNFPKTTVEEFKGYKAATMALGMFTDHYDVKPSAEGQLWLLDGDKLWDKAPVDSDDYLLHQGYATITPHRIDQTDLKSLKLIDEKVKGMGARSCNLEPGA